The Cinclus cinclus chromosome 5, bCinCin1.1, whole genome shotgun sequence genome segment TGCTCCAGAATCTTCGAGGATGTTGTTCCAGCCATCCGGAAGTGGCGGGAAGCAGGGATGAAGGTCTATATCTACTCTTCAGGCAGCATTGAAGCCCAGAAGCTTCTGTTTGGATACTCTACAGAAGGTGATATCCTAGAGGTAGATAACCTTACCACCTTCTTTACAGCTTCTCCCCCTGCAGAGCACTCCTCTCACAACCTCCCTTGCTGTAATACTTTGGATGTGAGTTCTGTGACAGGAAGGTGGGGCATGGGTTTGATCCATGGGAATTCAGCTCAAACAGTTGACTGTGAGAGCATGGCTGCACCAACCCCTCTTAACTGTGgcagaaagggagggagggaggtttATCCCTGCTCATCAGGTGGCACTCAGCAATGGCTTgtgcttctctctctctttcagcTCTTTGATGGCCACTTTGATACCAAAATAGGCCCCAAGGTAGAAAGTGAAAGCTACAGGAGGATTGCTGCCAGTATTGGGTGTGCCACCAACAACATCCTCTTCCTGACAGATGTCCCTCGAGGTACGTCACCAGCCAGTCGTACTGGCTCTCACCTGTGCAGGGGAGGCAGGTGCTCTTCAGAGGCGTGCTGCTGACTTCTCACAAGCACCCCAGAAATGCTTCAGCACcttccctccagctgctgccatccTCCTTTACACACCCAGGCTTGCACACAGCAGTGGGATGTCCCTGTGCAGCGCTGCAATGGGGGAAAATAGGTCAAGTAGAAAACCTGCCTTTGCACCAGCCAGGAAGGAGAGACTGCTGAAGCAGAGCTGAAGCACGCCCCATTTGCAAACAGGGTCAGTAGTTTGGCTGGTGCTCAGGGGAAATGATGGTGTTTGCTGTGTTGCTACGTGGCTGATTCTTTGTGCCATTCATGGTTAGGTTGTgttcagcagcaggaaagcaTTGCTTCAGGTTGCCAAGGCTTGACCCCTGGAAAGCCAGGCTTGAGAAGCTAATTTAATTCCTGCTTTTGCTGGAAACATCTTTCTGGCAGAAATGGCACTGTGTCTCAGTCTAAGCCATCTCAGTCTCCTGGAGCTAGTCCTtacctcctccccagccttgGCAGCAGAGCTAGTGGGACCTTGTAGTTACCTCCTTTTCCCTGGATCATCTTCCAGTGGCCTTTTGTGCTCAGGGAGCAAAGAGAAGCTTGTGAGAAGCgattgggggaggggggactGACCACAGCCTCATGACAGGAATCAAGCTGATGGAGCAGGAATTGCGCTGATGGTGTGTGCTGCCTGCAAGGTGGCTTGGACAGCCATCAGCTGGCAAAGGggagaggatggtgaggcagCCAGCTGCTGTCCATTTCTGCAGTTACAGCTATACACAGCAGGTTtgccaggagctgctttctCTCTAGAGCCCTGTCACATGCAAACGCTGCTGAGTCGCAGCCTTTAAAAGCACTGTTGAGTGTTTTGGGCCATCCTCAAGCCTTAAGAACCCTGATGTGAAGAGGTCAGTAAGTAGCTCTCAGCTCCTCTCTCCCCATCTGTTTCAGAAGCCAGTGCGGCCGAGGAGGCGGACACTCACGTGGCTGTGGTGATCAGACCAGGCAACGCAGGACTGACAGACGATGAGAAATCCTATTACAGCCTCATCTCATCTTTCACCGAACTCTTCTTGCCTTCCTCCACTTAGGGAAAGCGGTGCACGCACAAAAGACTGTGCTTCACCTGATTGTTCTTGTGAAACATTAGGTAATTTTGTCCATAATCAGAATTTCAAACCAAATCCACATTATGTCTTGGGCCTCGTGCAGGCAGGTATGGATGGAGAGTATGGTGTGGGGTCCCTTGTGCAGTAGGACAGAGGTCTGCTGCCAGCTGGTGctgggaacagggcagggagcagcacccatgagcactgctgttcctcCCCCTTCCTGACTAGTAGTTATAGCTAAGGGAATGCTTCCTTCAGACTCATCCACTGAAATCTGGTGCTGAGATGCCCCACCATGATCTCTGTCATTTTTAGAAGCAGTCTGCAAACAAGGTTTTTATGTCCCCTGGTCCCAGAGGGAGCATTGGGAACCATGGGGGGATATGTGAGCTTCCCCCTGCAGATAGGATTTCTGGCTAAGTCAAAAACATTTGCAATTAGGATTCCCAAAGGAAAATGCCAACTTTGGGCCTATGATACAGTAGGTTTGGGCTGCCACAGAAAAAGCCAGCCCTTGCTGCAAGCAAGTTCTTTAGACAAGGAACAAGTGTGTATTTTGACTGTGTCTGCAGCAGCTCTAGGTACAGAACAGTACAACTTGCATATAGAAGCCGCTTAGAGCTCCACAGCCAGGCTACCCAGAATGAAGTCGAGTATATATaaatacagctttaaaaattaaatgctggACACACTTCACTGCTGCATCATGGTGCTGGGCTATGGGACACAACTAGCTGAACCACAAAGTCAGCTTGACAGCATTTCTGAAGTATCTCAGCACTGACCCATGGAGCTCCTCCTCCAGCCAACATCACCCAGTCACTCGTTCATAGCACTGGTCACCTGTGAGCAAACCTTGACAAACTGCTCCTGAGGGCAGACATCCTGCTGCATTTGATGAAAATTAAACCACTGACCTTTCCACCTTACCTAAATTGTGCCAATGTAGATGAGACAGTCATGGAGTTTTTCCTAACGTAGTAAATAAAAACACAACTTTGCTTTCATTGTGTTCACTCCACCACAGCACTTAGCCTTCCTGTCTTAGCACCAGTGATCCCTGCACCTAAAAGgcaaattttattatttccaaATCTGTGAACACTGTGTTCCTGCTTTCACCTTCCCCAGTCCTTTAAGGCAGCAGCCTTGTCCTGCCAAGGAAGCTGTACTACCTCCCTGACCATTTTAGGATTACAGTTGTGGCTCAGTGCAGGAGTGAGAGCCACAGGTAGGTTATACAGGTAGTAGTGGAATCAGAGGCAGTCTGAAACTCTGTCTGAAATCCctgtttcctgctgctggcattTCATGCACGGGTGTTTTGCCCTCACAGCCAGCCAGAATATAGTATGTGCATGCTGCATTCCTGAGCTCTGATCTGAACCTACAGCTGTCCCTGTTGAGGGAGGCTGATGGGTAAAAGAACAAGGAAGAGACAGGCACTAGGGGAGGAAATCACATTGTGCCAGCATGGTCTTTCTAAAAATTTAATAGTACCAGGTCAGGCTGAGGGGCAACTAGTCCAGATGCCTTTCTGGGCTGTGCAATGGGTGTGATCCTGCTCCTAGAAAGAGCCTGCTAATTAGTGCTGTTACAATAAGTGTATCTGCATGGCTGAATGGTCCCTGGCTTCCTTAAGTGATAATGGTAATCATTACATTGTAAATAAATACTCaccttttgttttgcctttgccATCAGAAACCTATGCTTGGGgtagggagaaaaataaaactcacTTTCTCCATAAAAGCACTTTATTTAGTGGTCATGTTTCAGTGTGTATCAGTTGTCATTTAGTTGTACTTAAATGTGCTGTTAGAAATACTCTAAGAAATGTACAGAATTCTCACTATAAACCTGAAGTTCAGTTTGGATTGCATAtaggaaaaggagcaaaaagaaaaaaataaccacataatctttttttttttcctctgataaaattataaaagctaaaataataaattgaacTTAataattagggaaaaaaagtcacagtGGACTATTTACAGTAAAACATTCTTAGAACAAATTGCTATTTTGTGCTCCATACGGACTGAGTGTGTGCCAATGCAAGAGGATCCCCACCTGCATGTTCTCCAGACTCTTCCCTCCTGCCCTTGCCCAGGAGGAGCTCCCTGGATGAGCCTCAAGGGAGCTGGCACCTCACACTGCTGTGTCCTTGGCCACTCTCAGCACATCCTTCCAGGAAAGCTTTCCAATAATGACACTGCTACAAGGAGGAAGCCTTCAGCAATCCACAACAACCTTCTGTTGGCCAAAAAAATTCTTGATTTGTAACAGCTGCCTGAGAACAAGTATTGgtgcacagaaaataaagggCTGGCTGAAAGCTTTCTACTTAACACAGTTGACTTTGTCTCAACtgtttctcctctccaggaGAGGGCTGCAACCTTTGCAGAAGACTGAATGCCCTTTTGCCTTTTCCCTGTCTGTCAGAAATGCCACAGAACAGTACAAGTTCCCCTTCAAGTGCCTTTTCCTACCATTTTAATTACTGcttgttttcctgcagctcaaACAAGATGTAAACCTAAGCTGAGCCTGATTTGTGGAGAAAAATAGGAGCCATGTTCATGAAAAGCAACTCACATCACTCCCTGCCCAGCCAATACAGTAGCCTTCCCAAAATCAATTTTTCAAATGGGCTTCAAGCTCTTTCATCTCTGAAAACAGACCTGTTTGAAATCCCCCCTTTAGGGAGTGAGAAGCccttctggttttgctgtttcctTGCACCTCCAGCCTTCAGGCACATCACCCAGCCTCTGGGGCAGAACTCCCTCTTGGCACCTTGGAAGCCCATTTAAACCCGTGGCAGGCTCCACCCAGGACAACTGGCTAcactgaggggcccagagccCAAACCAGCAAGTCTGAAGTTTGGCTTGCACaaggaacaaaaccaaaccctgtGCCCAGAACCGCCGGTACTGTTCTTGTGGCAGACAAGCCTGGTGTCTCTAACACAATATTTTCCCTCTCAgtgaacataaagaaaaaatatttaaaagcttcTGAAATACTATACACAATGTGTGGTGGAAGCACTACACATGGAAACAGCAGCGTTTTCTGGGTTGCCTTCAGAGCACACAGACATTCTCATCTTAATTCAGCACCTCACTCCCACCACTCCCCACCGGGAAGCCAAGAACAGCATCCCACTGTGTCATCCCCTCTGGCCTGGGGATGATCTGCCTGGATACAAGGTAGCATCAACTAAGTCTCACTTCTTGatcacagcacagctccttccAAACCCAGATTTACCATCAGCTGCTTTCCAGGCTGGAAGAAATGCCTGCCTGCTTGCTATAAAAGCCAGTCCACTGGGGTCTTCCATGTCTGAGTCCAGGttctgaagaaacaaacagcTGCTCTTGCTCACCCTACCAAGCTCCCCCAGttggaagcaaagaaaacaacccGAGAAACACACTGAAGAAGCCGTCTGGTGACTTGGGAACCGGTGACTCCTCAAGACTCCTGCTGTTTGAAGAAGTCTGCTTCCTTCACCTCCTTCTCTGCAGGGTGGGCTGAGCAGGACCAGTCTCAGTGGGGCGTCCCAAGGTCAGGCTGCTGAATGCTGTGAACAACAGCAGTGTGACAGAGCTGCTCGGAAAGAGCCACTGGTGGCACAAACTAAGCAGCTGGTGGTCCCTTACTGAGATGGATCCACTCCTCTTCCAGCAGACACCTCTGTTTGTTTTGGCTCTTGGTGAGACAGCCACCCTCAGAGCCCTTTGGCAATACCATCATGATTACACATGAAAACAAACTTATAAAAAAAGTGTAAATGAGGTCATGTTTCACCCATGAGACCACacctgcccccctccccccctgcCAAAGGACAGGCTACACCTGATCTGTCTGGTATTCAGAGGCTTCTGATAAGCTCTCAGAAAAGCTCAGAAAGTTTTCCTGATACTCAGAACAAATTATCTCAAATCTGTAATGCCTGAACTCCACTGCAAAGGTGCCAAAGTAGCACAGGAAGCACATCACTAGGCTCCACTGGATCCTGGAAGCATGCATGTGAATGCCCTGGGACATAAGGATGAAATCTGGAAAAGGAAAGTCAAGGAACACAAGTGGGAGCAGACACCAACCAGTTTGAAAGCCATCAGGGAAAAGAATCTGAACAAAGTCACCTGGGTAAGCCAACCCATCCAGCCATCAAGAGGAGAGTGTGAATGTGATGCTAGAGATGAAAAGGATGTCAGGTGTCCAATGATGCCcatggagcacagcagctctcctaTCCAGACCAGGGCTTCCTGATCCCAGATCATATTATTAATGTTAATAAACATTAATGGAGGGGAAGACTAGGGTGCAGAGAAGTCAGTGATTTGCTTGAACATCCAGCTTGCCAGGGACAAAGTCAGCAAGTGGGGACCTGGCTGTTGGCCCCTACCTGCCAGGAGCTTCCCAGTGGGAACTGGATCAGACTACTGCACCTACCACAGGCAACTGGAACACCTTTCAACCCACattgtgaaatatttctgtttagaTCACCTGCAAAATTGTTCCTTTCTGTGAAATCTGGAAGCATCACTCTACACAGTATGGCACTGAAATAGGATTGTACCATGAAGACAGACTAAGTAGCATTCCAAAATGCTTTGAGATCCTAGGACAGGtgtgagagcagctgctgcagaacatACACAATACCTGGTTTCCTGGGGAGCAAGACAAAAGGATACAGAGCACCACACAGAGGGTGATGCTGGCTGAGAGAGCCACTCGTGGAATCCCAGCTTTCCGTCCCTCATTCTTGAGGTTGATCTTGAGGGTAAGGGCAGACTGAATCCAGCACGCCAACGTCCCAAAGCCAAAGGTCAGCGATGTGCCCACGTTGTGGATCTCCTCATCATTGGAAAGCTAGGAACAAATGAAACAGTAATTGCCAGGACAAAACAGGAATTATCTGATAGCTAACTGGATTGCTGCTGAGGTGGGGTAGGGGAGAGTGGGGATCACTGGGGTGTGAGACAGAGATGCTGTATCATTTCTTCTGGTAGTAAGGTGTAATAGAACCAAGGTGAGCTGATAGCTGTCACAGTGAAGCAGATCTTCTGCCCAAAGCCCAAGAGCACTGTGGAAAATGCAATTGCATGGGGACTGtctccacaactccctgacaaGACTCACAAATGCAGAGctcagaaataaattcttccttgGCTCGAAGTGATGGCCAGGGCAGGCAAGGACAACCCATTGTGGATTTTGTACAGCTCCCTGCAATGGATGCAAATTGTGCACCTTCAGTGCCACCTGAGGAAGCAGAGCCCTGACACCCCCTTTAGCTAGCACAAGCCAAAACACAAATACATGCTAATGTATTAAAttagcaaaatttaattttgctaaTTTCTTCTTCTGCCCATCCTCAACCACTGGGGTTTGAGGCAACGTGAACCCAGCTTCTCTGGAGTGCCAGAGCTTCCCTGTTCCTTGGGCTGCCCTGTCTCTCAGGGCTGAGTGACTGTGCAACACTGCAAGGaaaaatgacagccaggttcAACTAGCAAGAATCTGCAAAAAGACGCCTTGAGGCTGCAAATCCATTCAAAAAGTCCAGCACGGACTTGAGCCAAacaatttccattttccctctGTCTCTACCGCTTTTCTAGAAATGAAACCACCAGTCTGTAACTTCTCCCCGCAGCCTTAATTCTTGTTCAATGATTTAACAAATACCCATCAAATAAGACACAATCCACAGGACAACAATCTAGCTGCTGTGCCTCCACTGATATCTCCTTTCCTCTCTACCCTAAATTTCTTTCAAGAGTAGGTCCAAATAATCATTCAGGCAAAAATAGGATTGGGCTGCCTTCCCCAAGATAATCAGCACTGCAGGGGACTCACAGCTATAATGTCCCTCTAAAACATTCAATGTATAATTTTCCAGAAATGTGATTTAATGCCACATTCAGCTCAGCAGTCAGGCAGGGAGATGCATAGCCTAAGGTCTCATTAATGCATGCTTTCATGTTTGGCAAAAGATCTAAGAAAGGATACAGGTAACTAACAAGGAATGGATAGTTAGAATCAGATACCAGACAATAATCAGAATTTATAGCCAGGCATGATTCAAAGCATCTACTGTTAAATTACAATCATTTGCTCTGAAGAgtgaaaaaaggaaggagaggtcAAAACTGTTTCCCAGTGCCTGTCCTGTACCAGAAATACCCAGAGGTAGACAAAGCTTTTACAAAGGCCTCATAATTCCTAGCTGGGAAggctttgtgaaaaaaaataagacccTGGgttttgggcttgtgctgtggAGTTAGGAAGACCAAGTCCATAAAAGTCAAATTATCTCATACctcattcaaagaaaaaaaaaagtcaactgTAAAAGGACACCAAGTTCCTTCAATAACTGTACAACCTAGGGAGATCCTCCTCACCCTCCACAAAACAAGTACCACTTCTCTACTGGGTCCCTGTCACGCAAAGCCAGGGAAGCAGCCAGCCTGCACTGACCTTTCTCAGTTCCTGCCATTACTGGGGGTCATTACTTGTGCCCCAGTGAAAGGCAGAGCCTCAGAATCAAACCCAAGCTCACACCTTGATCTTCAGTTTAGCCCTGACAGACACAAACTTGATCACTTGACACCCATCCCTAGAGATGTGGCCGATGTTTGTTCCTATAATGTtgcaggacagagggagaatGGGAGGGCCCTCACCCAGACAGCTATCACATCTGGAGAAGTCCTGGCACTCCTCTGCTGTGTCCCTCTCCTGGCAGGTCTGAGGATCAGAAAGAGGTGGATTGGAAGcaacatgttttaaaagaaggaCATTGAGTTGTCTGCTAAATTTGTATGGGCATTTGTGCATCTGTTTCCACAGACGTATCCACAAACTTCCTAATCAACCCTCCTACCCAGGGCCTTCTGTGCCAGCTCCCAGGGCTCAAGAGATTCAGGAGGCTCCTGCTGTGGCTCTCAACAGGTCAGGTCTAAGCATGCAGGTAAAAATCCTGCTAGAGACACCTGAAAAGTGATTGTGGCCCTTCATCTCAGCACACAAGTGGCAGATAGAAGGGGGCAGAGCAGTTAAAGGGAAGGCTGGGGCACATGCTTCTCCCAGGCTCACATCACAGGTGGTTCATGGTGCCAAGCAGATCCGCTAGAAAAGCGGGGAACTCGCATCACAGACAGAGCAGTCCAAGCCTGCACAGCAGTACCTGAAAGTTGCCGAGTAGGGTCATCCCAAAAGAGGCCAAGCACAGTGCCACCAAGCCGCTGATGTTCAGCCAAGG includes the following:
- the TMEM150C gene encoding transmembrane protein 150C — translated: MACMDGKKCSVWMFLPLVFTLFTSAGLWIVYFIAVEDNKILPLSVPNRKPGSKRPPYISIAGDAPPASCVFSQVMNMAAFLALVVAVLRFIQLKPKVLTPWLNISGLVALCLASFGMTLLGNFQLSNDEEIHNVGTSLTFGFGTLACWIQSALTLKINLKNEGRKAGIPRVALSASITLCVVLYFILMSQGIHMHASRIQWSLVMCFLCYFGTFAVEFRHYRFEIICSEYQENFLSFSESLSEASEYQTDQV
- the ENOPH1 gene encoding enolase-phosphatase E1, whose product is MGVLPVPAEVRAILLDIEGTTTPIAFVQETLFPYIRENVKEYLRAHWEEEECQRDVGLLRKQAQEDSSLDGAVPIPLESGSGEEELERIIQAVVDNVHWQMSLDRKTTALKQLQGHMWRAAYATGHVKGEIFEDVVPAIRKWREAGMKVYIYSSGSIEAQKLLFGYSTEGDILELFDGHFDTKIGPKVESESYRRIAASIGCATNNILFLTDVPREASAAEEADTHVAVVIRPGNAGLTDDEKSYYSLISSFTELFLPSST